One segment of bacterium HR11 DNA contains the following:
- the liaR_2 gene encoding Transcriptional regulatory protein LiaR: protein MTIRVIVVEDHAEFRESLSQLIQETPGLRCVGVFPDCEGIVEKVRRTAPDVVLMDIGLPGLSGIEGVRLIKAHFPEVEILMLTVYEDEKAIFDSLYAGASGYLLKKTPPARILQAIQEIHAGGAPMTARVARRVLQFFQQSATPAIPEADLTPRERDVLTALVQGEGYKQIARRFGISLDTVRSYIKHIYEKLHVHSKSQAVARALKDRLV, encoded by the coding sequence ATGACCATTCGGGTCATCGTCGTCGAAGACCATGCCGAATTCCGGGAGAGTCTGTCCCAGCTCATCCAGGAGACGCCCGGCCTCCGGTGCGTCGGGGTCTTCCCCGACTGCGAGGGGATCGTGGAGAAAGTCCGGCGGACGGCGCCCGACGTGGTCCTGATGGACATCGGCCTGCCGGGCCTTTCGGGCATCGAGGGCGTCCGCCTCATCAAGGCTCATTTCCCGGAGGTCGAGATCCTGATGCTGACGGTCTACGAGGACGAGAAGGCCATCTTCGACTCCCTTTACGCCGGCGCCAGCGGGTACCTCCTGAAGAAGACGCCGCCGGCCCGTATCCTCCAGGCCATCCAGGAGATCCACGCCGGGGGCGCCCCGATGACGGCCCGGGTCGCCCGGCGGGTCCTGCAGTTTTTCCAGCAGAGCGCCACTCCTGCCATCCCCGAGGCCGACCTGACGCCCCGGGAGCGAGACGTCCTGACGGCCCTCGTCCAGGGAGAGGGTTACAAGCAAATCGCCCGGCGGTTCGGGATCAGCCTCGATACGGTCCGGTCCTATATCAAGCACATCTATGAAAAACTCCACGTCCACTCGAAGTCCCAGGCCGTCGCCAGGGCCCTGAAGGATCGGCTGGTCTGA